One segment of Flavobacteriales bacterium DNA contains the following:
- a CDS encoding RecX family transcriptional regulator has translation MSTPESTPSSYGDAKADLERYCAYQERCQSEVERKMEGMGLRPDERDELLVDLITSGFLNEERYAKAFVRGKFRSNKWGRYKIRQGLKTKRVSVECIAVGLQEIDEDEYMNVLRDLIEQKARSVKDKNTYTRNRKIANYLLQKGFESELVWEEINAVS, from the coding sequence ATGTCAACACCCGAATCCACTCCAAGTTCTTACGGCGACGCCAAGGCCGATCTCGAACGCTACTGCGCCTATCAAGAGCGCTGCCAATCCGAAGTCGAGCGAAAAATGGAAGGTATGGGCCTGCGGCCCGATGAACGCGACGAGCTCCTTGTCGATCTCATTACCTCTGGGTTTCTCAATGAGGAACGATACGCCAAGGCCTTCGTCCGCGGAAAATTCCGATCCAACAAATGGGGCCGCTACAAAATTCGTCAAGGCCTCAAAACCAAACGGGTATCGGTAGAGTGTATCGCGGTCGGACTCCAAGAGATTGATGAAGATGAATACATGAATGTTCTCCGCGATTTAATAGAGCAAAAAGCTCGGTCCGTAAAGGATAAGAATACCTACACCCGAAACCGAAAAATTGCAAATTACCTGCTGCAGAAGGGCTTTGAGTCCGAGCTGGTGTGGGAAGAAATTAATGCGGTTTCATAA
- a CDS encoding MFS transporter — MKNRSSLTYLLSSNIVSGFAQGISVLAVPWYFPDVLEQSSLFAMVYGLVTFLSLFWSLYAGRLIDRYSRKTLFLYANGIAGTILATAAIYGFATGEMPPWMILGVFGMTTLFFNIHYPALYAFGQEITKSKDYGRINSLFEIQNQATKVFSGATAAVLISSTVAYEAINVLGFEVTLPYAIEAWNLHAIFAFDAFTYFLAMALIGRINYTPTERKKVERGRGPRSTLSGFPLFPSTSFGLQIQTIHALTLRLRSRPNPRCAYSIREPVDGFGARPLCEWASLLRRWGIDCRVCDTAYFLPNQ, encoded by the coding sequence ATGAAAAACCGATCGTCCCTCACCTATTTACTTAGCTCGAACATCGTGTCGGGATTCGCGCAGGGTATTTCGGTTTTGGCCGTGCCTTGGTACTTCCCCGATGTGCTGGAACAATCGAGCCTGTTTGCCATGGTGTATGGCCTGGTCACTTTTCTGAGTCTTTTTTGGAGCCTGTATGCGGGAAGGCTGATCGATCGGTACTCCCGCAAAACTTTATTCCTCTATGCCAATGGGATCGCCGGAACCATTTTGGCCACAGCGGCGATCTACGGCTTTGCTACGGGTGAAATGCCGCCATGGATGATCTTGGGTGTTTTTGGGATGACCACGCTCTTTTTCAACATTCACTATCCGGCCTTGTACGCTTTTGGTCAGGAGATCACTAAGTCGAAGGACTATGGGCGTATCAATAGTTTATTCGAGATCCAGAATCAGGCCACGAAAGTATTCAGTGGGGCTACTGCAGCGGTGTTGATCAGTAGCACGGTGGCTTATGAGGCCATCAATGTATTGGGGTTCGAGGTGACTTTGCCGTATGCGATAGAGGCTTGGAACCTGCATGCCATCTTTGCCTTTGACGCGTTCACCTATTTCTTGGCCATGGCCTTGATCGGTCGCATCAATTACACGCCGACCGAAAGGAAAAAAGTCGAAAGAGGACGGGGTCCTCGATCGACTTTAAGCGGGTTTCCACTATTTCCGTCAACATCCTTTGGTCTTCAAATACAGACTATTCACGCACTCACTCTTCGCCTTCGTTCTCGTCCAAATCCTCGTTGTGCTTACTCAATACGTGAACCAGTGGATGGCTTCGGGGCCCGACCTCTTTGCGAGTGGGCAAGCTTATTACGCCGTTGGGGCATTGACTGCCGGGTTTGCGACACGGCGTATTTTTTACCGAACCAATAA
- a CDS encoding Rne/Rng family ribonuclease, which produces MSTELIIDSSSGSDVQIALLKDGRLHELQKEVEGRQFQVGDIYLGKVKKTVPGLNAAFVDVGYEKDAFLHYHDLGPQVNSLLKYQKRTATGRQKWALENFQREKDINKNGKIDEVLKKGMDVLVQVAKEPISTKGPRISSEISIAGRYLVLMPFSDRISVSSKIPDKEERNRLRRLIESIRPKGFGVIIRTVATGKKVADLHQDMNDLVKRWKNMHRLLPRKKAPYRILTEMDRATAILRDVFNESFSSIVVDDEELFNDIKEYIGTIVPEKENIVKLYQGRIPSFEHFGIERQIKAAFGRSVSMSNGAYLIVEHTEALHVIDVNSGNRSNSKENQEQNALEVNLIAANEIARQLRLRDMGGIIVVDFIDMQKKENRQVLYKGLKDAMEEDRAKHKILPPSRFGLVEITRQRVRPEMSIKTRETNPDGGGEVEAPILIIDRMESTLDALMKRGDKVHELHAHPFIAAYLTLGWKNLRKKWNKQYKMKFKVVPRDAYKYLEYHLFDSKGEELTA; this is translated from the coding sequence GTGAGTACCGAACTGATCATTGATAGCAGTAGCGGTTCCGATGTACAAATTGCGTTGCTTAAAGACGGACGTCTGCACGAGTTGCAGAAAGAAGTAGAAGGACGCCAATTTCAGGTAGGGGATATCTACCTCGGAAAAGTAAAGAAAACAGTTCCCGGCCTCAATGCGGCATTTGTCGATGTAGGCTACGAAAAAGATGCCTTTCTTCATTACCACGACCTCGGTCCGCAGGTGAATTCTCTTCTGAAGTATCAGAAGCGTACTGCCACCGGCCGACAAAAGTGGGCGCTTGAGAATTTTCAGCGCGAAAAAGACATTAATAAGAACGGGAAGATCGATGAAGTCCTGAAAAAAGGAATGGATGTCTTGGTTCAGGTAGCCAAAGAGCCCATTTCAACCAAAGGACCTCGTATTAGTTCTGAGATTTCGATCGCTGGACGTTACTTGGTTCTGATGCCTTTTTCAGACCGCATATCGGTTTCTTCAAAAATTCCGGACAAAGAAGAGCGGAACCGACTTCGCCGTTTGATCGAATCTATACGCCCAAAGGGCTTTGGAGTGATCATTAGAACGGTGGCGACCGGCAAAAAAGTAGCAGACCTTCACCAAGACATGAATGACTTGGTGAAGCGGTGGAAGAATATGCACCGCCTGTTGCCTCGCAAAAAAGCTCCGTATCGAATTCTGACCGAAATGGACAGAGCTACGGCCATCCTGCGCGATGTGTTCAACGAATCGTTCTCCAGTATCGTTGTAGACGACGAAGAGTTGTTCAACGACATCAAGGAGTACATCGGAACCATAGTGCCAGAGAAGGAGAACATCGTTAAATTGTACCAAGGGCGGATTCCGTCTTTCGAGCACTTTGGTATCGAGCGTCAGATCAAAGCGGCTTTTGGCCGAAGTGTATCCATGAGTAATGGGGCTTACCTGATTGTGGAACACACCGAGGCGCTGCACGTGATCGATGTCAACTCCGGAAATCGCAGCAACAGTAAGGAAAACCAAGAGCAAAACGCGCTCGAGGTGAACCTGATCGCCGCTAACGAGATCGCCCGACAATTGCGCTTGCGCGATATGGGAGGAATCATCGTGGTCGATTTCATCGACATGCAGAAGAAAGAGAATCGTCAGGTCCTGTACAAAGGACTGAAAGATGCGATGGAAGAAGATCGTGCCAAGCATAAGATTCTACCTCCAAGTCGATTTGGCTTGGTCGAGATCACGCGCCAACGTGTTCGACCCGAAATGAGCATCAAGACCCGTGAGACGAATCCCGACGGTGGTGGAGAAGTCGAAGCCCCGATCCTGATCATCGATCGGATGGAATCGACCCTCGACGCTCTGATGAAGCGCGGAGACAAAGTGCACGAATTACATGCGCATCCATTTATTGCGGCCTATCTGACCCTCGGTTGGAAAAATCTGCGTAAAAAGTGGAATAAGCAGTACAAGATGAAATTCAAGGTGGTACCGCGCGACGCGTACAAATACCTCGAATATCACTTATTCGATAGCAAAGGCGAGGAGTTAACCGCCTGA
- a CDS encoding tetratricopeptide repeat protein, whose amino-acid sequence MRKPGPIILIAVGVVLTVLLYTAPISVLNETTPEVSETADVNELIDEAIEKVRGDNPMEGIMTLREIAEEHPNNPKAQFYLGLFSIQSGQYEKAAERFQKVVELDPNNVDAYRFLGDAHRSLGDTLGTRAAYEAYLELSTDDEAKGEVRAVLDQWCN is encoded by the coding sequence ATGAGGAAACCCGGACCGATCATATTGATCGCGGTCGGAGTAGTACTCACCGTTCTTTTATATACAGCACCGATCTCGGTGCTGAATGAAACGACACCGGAGGTTTCTGAAACCGCCGATGTCAATGAGTTGATCGATGAAGCCATTGAGAAGGTTCGAGGTGACAATCCCATGGAAGGGATCATGACTTTGCGGGAGATCGCAGAGGAGCACCCGAACAACCCAAAAGCGCAGTTTTACCTAGGATTGTTCAGTATTCAATCGGGTCAATACGAAAAAGCTGCGGAGCGGTTCCAAAAGGTCGTCGAATTAGATCCGAACAATGTGGATGCCTACCGTTTCTTAGGCGATGCACATCGCAGTTTGGGCGACACGTTGGGAACGAGAGCGGCCTATGAAGCTTATCTAGAGCTCAGTACCGACGACGAAGCCAAAGGCGAGGTTCGCGCAGTGTTGGATCAATGGTGTAATTAA
- a CDS encoding integration host factor subunit beta produces MTKADIVANIAEKTGLEKLEVQATVEAFMDEVKESLEDGENIYLRGFGSFIVKERAEKTGRNISKNTTIIIPAHNIPAFKPSKTFVEGVKNKVRVAK; encoded by the coding sequence ATGACCAAAGCGGATATTGTGGCCAATATAGCTGAGAAGACAGGATTAGAAAAGTTGGAAGTACAAGCCACTGTAGAAGCGTTCATGGACGAGGTTAAGGAGTCGTTGGAAGACGGTGAAAATATTTACCTCCGTGGATTTGGAAGCTTTATCGTGAAGGAACGCGCCGAGAAAACCGGTCGTAATATTTCTAAGAATACCACCATTATCATTCCAGCCCACAACATTCCGGCCTTTAAGCCGAGCAAGACGTTTGTGGAAGGGGTGAAAAACAAAGTGCGCGTAGCGAAATGA
- the mutY gene encoding A/G-specific adenine glycosylase, whose translation MQFSAILIDWYRKQHRRLPWRETQDAYKIWLSEIILQQTRVDQGLPYYLKFVETYPTIEELANAPIDDILKLWQGLGYYSRTRNLHKAAQQVLSEHSGKFPSDYKELLKLSGIGPYTAAAIASFAFHLPYAVVDGNVYRVLSRYFGVELPIDRPLGQKYFAELATEVLDDDRPHLHNQAIMEFGAVQCTPKNPDCAQCPLNESCMAVELNSVSDLPRKEGKTKVKEIWMNYLFIEMGDKVAIRKRDDRGIWRGLYDFPVLESERSTSRHEAQNHPDWKKILNNGAVEVHSVTDGIKHRLSHRLLNIRFWHLITDTMPQFPGIVMVDREELPTFAVPIVIHQWMEDRGLA comes from the coding sequence ATGCAATTCTCGGCCATTTTGATCGATTGGTATCGAAAACAACACCGAAGGCTCCCTTGGCGCGAGACTCAAGACGCGTATAAAATTTGGCTTTCGGAGATCATTTTACAGCAAACTCGTGTCGATCAGGGACTTCCATACTACCTCAAATTCGTCGAAACCTACCCCACCATCGAAGAGCTCGCCAACGCGCCGATCGATGATATTCTAAAGCTGTGGCAGGGACTTGGGTACTATTCGCGCACTCGAAACCTGCATAAAGCAGCCCAACAAGTCTTGTCCGAACACAGCGGAAAATTCCCGTCCGACTATAAGGAACTACTCAAACTATCGGGAATTGGACCGTATACAGCCGCCGCCATCGCCAGCTTTGCCTTTCACCTTCCCTACGCCGTGGTCGACGGAAATGTATACCGCGTCCTGAGTAGATACTTTGGTGTGGAATTGCCTATTGATCGGCCTCTCGGCCAGAAGTACTTCGCCGAACTCGCGACAGAAGTCCTCGATGACGATAGGCCCCACCTGCACAATCAGGCCATTATGGAATTCGGCGCCGTTCAATGCACACCCAAAAACCCGGATTGTGCGCAATGTCCATTAAACGAAAGTTGTATGGCGGTAGAACTGAATTCGGTTTCAGACCTTCCCCGAAAGGAGGGGAAAACTAAGGTCAAAGAAATTTGGATGAATTACCTCTTCATCGAAATGGGCGATAAAGTGGCGATCCGCAAACGGGACGACCGAGGCATTTGGCGTGGCCTGTACGATTTTCCCGTGCTGGAAAGCGAAAGGAGCACATCGCGCCACGAGGCGCAAAACCACCCCGACTGGAAAAAGATCCTGAATAACGGAGCCGTAGAAGTGCATTCGGTGACCGACGGAATCAAGCACCGACTGAGCCACAGGCTACTGAATATTCGGTTTTGGCACCTTATTACCGATACCATGCCGCAATTTCCCGGTATCGTGATGGTCGATCGGGAAGAACTTCCGACCTTTGCTGTTCCAATTGTCATTCATCAATGGATGGAGGACCGAGGACTTGCATAG
- the ssb gene encoding single-stranded DNA-binding protein encodes MAGSLNKVMLIGNLGADPEVRHFDDGGSLARLRIATSESYTNREGNRVENTEWHTVILRRGLAGVAEKYLKKGDKVFIEGSIRTRQWQDDQGQDRYNTEIRAINMTMLGAPGPANSSDSGSSSSAPTPPPSNTSAQGSSANPSPSDFGGEDDDDLPF; translated from the coding sequence ATGGCAGGTAGTTTGAATAAAGTAATGTTGATCGGGAATCTCGGGGCCGACCCTGAAGTGCGTCATTTCGACGACGGTGGTTCCTTAGCGCGATTGCGCATTGCGACGTCAGAAAGCTATACCAACCGCGAGGGAAATCGAGTCGAAAATACCGAATGGCACACCGTGATCTTGCGTCGCGGACTCGCCGGTGTGGCCGAGAAATACCTCAAAAAAGGAGATAAGGTGTTCATCGAAGGAAGTATACGTACCCGGCAATGGCAAGACGACCAAGGTCAGGATCGATACAACACCGAGATTCGCGCCATCAACATGACCATGTTGGGTGCCCCGGGTCCGGCCAATTCTTCGGATAGCGGTTCATCGAGCTCTGCTCCGACCCCGCCACCATCGAACACCTCCGCTCAGGGTAGTAGCGCAAACCCTTCACCATCCGATTTCGGTGGTGAAGACGACGACGACCTACCCTTCTAA
- the gldE gene encoding gliding motility-associated protein GldE: protein MDPDPEPFLFLTILLEAPVTLVGYGVSLIVLLLSSALISGSEVAFFSLSPTDFASLEKRKSAADDLVLRLLDKPKSLLATILITNNFINILIVLISTLLMGMLFHFGDNAILDFAVKVVGITFVLLLFGEVLPKVYANRNALNFSKTMSQPLFVLSNVLRPVAGFLIGTSNIIERRLKPSGQNISVEDLSTALEITSDEERTEDDQRLLEGIVKFGSIEVRQIMKPRMDIIALDTEMTYPEVLKLILENGYSRLPAFQENLDQVSGILYIKDLLRHLNANDDFKWPNLLRPPFFVRENKKIDDLLKEFQERKMHMAVVVDEYGGTSGLVTMEDVLEEIVGDISDEFDDEDIIYSKLDDDNYVFEGKTPLNDFYRVLDIERVDFDEVRGDSDTLAGFLLEISGKFPRKNEVIDYLHYRFKVEGIDHRRIKRIKVTVLDPESTGNEE, encoded by the coding sequence TTGGATCCTGACCCCGAACCTTTTCTCTTTTTGACCATCCTACTCGAAGCACCTGTAACCCTGGTTGGATACGGAGTTTCTTTGATCGTTCTGCTACTGAGCTCCGCGTTGATCTCGGGTTCGGAAGTGGCGTTCTTTAGTTTGAGTCCGACCGACTTCGCCTCGCTCGAAAAGCGCAAATCGGCCGCCGATGATCTCGTTCTTCGCCTGCTCGACAAACCCAAGTCGCTGCTCGCCACGATATTGATCACCAACAACTTCATCAACATCCTGATCGTGCTGATCTCGACCCTGTTGATGGGTATGCTGTTCCACTTCGGCGATAACGCAATACTCGATTTTGCGGTTAAGGTAGTCGGCATCACCTTCGTACTCCTTTTGTTCGGAGAGGTGCTCCCAAAAGTATACGCCAACCGCAACGCACTGAACTTCAGCAAAACGATGTCGCAACCGCTTTTCGTTTTGTCGAATGTGCTGCGGCCCGTGGCCGGATTCCTCATCGGAACCAGCAACATCATAGAGCGCCGACTTAAACCTTCAGGGCAAAACATCTCCGTAGAAGACCTCAGTACAGCCCTCGAGATCACCTCCGACGAAGAACGCACCGAAGACGACCAACGCCTGCTCGAAGGGATCGTAAAATTCGGATCCATCGAAGTGCGTCAGATCATGAAACCGCGGATGGATATCATTGCGCTCGATACTGAAATGACCTACCCCGAAGTGCTGAAGCTCATACTCGAAAATGGCTACTCACGCCTACCGGCCTTTCAAGAAAACCTCGATCAGGTAAGCGGCATCCTTTATATAAAGGATCTCCTTCGTCATCTGAATGCCAACGACGACTTTAAATGGCCGAACCTCTTGCGACCGCCCTTCTTTGTGCGGGAAAACAAAAAGATCGACGACTTACTAAAAGAGTTCCAAGAGCGTAAAATGCACATGGCCGTGGTGGTCGACGAATACGGTGGCACCTCCGGACTCGTGACCATGGAAGACGTGCTCGAGGAGATCGTGGGCGATATCAGCGATGAGTTCGACGACGAAGACATCATCTACTCCAAGCTCGACGACGATAACTACGTGTTCGAAGGCAAGACCCCGCTGAACGATTTCTACCGCGTACTCGATATCGAGAGAGTTGACTTCGACGAGGTGCGGGGCGATTCGGATACCCTGGCCGGATTCCTACTCGAGATCTCGGGCAAGTTCCCACGCAAGAACGAAGTAATAGATTACCTCCACTATCGTTTCAAGGTGGAAGGCATCGACCACCGCCGCATCAAGCGCATCAAGGTAACGGTGCTCGACCCAGAATCCACCGGGAATGAAGAATAG
- the gldD gene encoding gliding motility lipoprotein GldD, with protein MKNSIFALALLAFIACSSDDFTPKPFGNVRIELPERSYKSFNDTFPYRFEFPAYGEMKKRRDYWSTVQLKNFKSDIHLTYKPLNNNLYKYLEESRELVYNHTSKADGIQERVYENSEAQTWGVLYEISGDAASQLQFVITDSTDHFLRGALYFRATPNYDSIRPVFEFLREDVIHLMETTRWNEPS; from the coding sequence ATGAAGAATAGTATTTTCGCACTGGCCCTGTTGGCCTTCATCGCCTGCAGCAGCGATGATTTCACACCAAAACCCTTTGGCAACGTGCGCATCGAACTGCCCGAGCGATCGTACAAAAGCTTCAACGATACCTTCCCATATCGCTTTGAGTTTCCCGCCTACGGCGAGATGAAAAAGCGGCGCGACTACTGGAGCACAGTGCAGTTGAAGAACTTCAAGTCCGATATCCACCTGACCTACAAACCACTGAACAACAACCTGTACAAGTATCTGGAGGAATCGCGTGAATTGGTGTACAACCACACGAGCAAAGCCGATGGAATCCAGGAAAGGGTATACGAGAATTCAGAGGCGCAAACTTGGGGTGTGCTTTACGAGATCTCCGGCGATGCGGCCTCGCAGCTTCAGTTCGTTATTACCGACAGCACCGATCATTTTCTACGGGGCGCACTATACTTCCGCGCAACGCCGAACTACGACTCTATCAGACCCGTATTCGAATTCCTACGCGAAGACGTTATCCATTTGATGGAGACCACGCGCTGGAACGAACCGTCCTAA
- a CDS encoding COX15/CtaA family protein: protein MNKALFFTARISLVCIMLVVVAGSVVRMSGSGMGCPDWPKCFGYLIPPTERSVLEWAPDRSFEKGQMIIHNEALWVAQSDFTSGESYNEAQWQKYTRHNYALFNAAHTWTEYINRLIGAFSGIPVFLTFVLSLSFLRRSPVIPLLAFGVLVLLGFEAWLGKMVVDGNLIPGQITMHMFGALAIVALLLTLLSRLRRINEVSPLRADGHFRVFLGVAVLLSLIQILLGTQVREEIDFIAKSLGGLNRVTWIDQLPIIFKVHRSFSIVVLAVNAVVVGLNYLRWEPIKEVYWMGALIVVEVATGIALAYAGLPRALQPMHLVFSFLIFVLQAYVWLRTVRSSAWSPSNG from the coding sequence ATGAATAAAGCACTCTTTTTTACAGCGCGCATTTCTCTGGTCTGCATCATGCTCGTGGTGGTGGCCGGAAGTGTGGTCCGTATGTCCGGTAGTGGCATGGGATGTCCCGACTGGCCCAAATGCTTCGGCTATTTGATTCCGCCCACGGAACGATCGGTCCTCGAATGGGCTCCCGACCGCTCCTTCGAAAAGGGCCAAATGATCATTCACAACGAGGCACTTTGGGTGGCGCAGTCCGACTTTACCTCGGGCGAAAGCTACAACGAGGCGCAGTGGCAAAAGTATACCCGCCATAACTACGCGCTCTTCAATGCGGCGCATACCTGGACCGAATACATCAATCGGCTCATCGGAGCCTTTAGCGGCATACCGGTATTCCTCACCTTCGTGCTGAGCTTGTCGTTTCTCCGCCGAAGCCCCGTTATTCCGCTACTGGCCTTCGGCGTGCTTGTCTTGCTGGGATTCGAAGCCTGGCTCGGGAAAATGGTGGTCGACGGAAACCTGATTCCGGGACAGATCACCATGCACATGTTCGGTGCCCTGGCTATCGTGGCTCTACTTCTGACCTTGCTCAGCCGCCTGCGAAGAATAAACGAGGTTTCGCCCTTGCGGGCCGATGGCCATTTCCGGGTCTTTCTGGGCGTTGCGGTACTACTCAGTTTAATACAGATCCTACTGGGCACGCAAGTCCGCGAGGAGATTGATTTCATTGCCAAGAGTTTGGGCGGACTCAATCGGGTGACATGGATCGATCAATTGCCGATCATCTTTAAAGTACACCGAAGCTTTTCTATCGTGGTTTTGGCCGTGAATGCCGTGGTGGTCGGGCTCAATTATTTGCGGTGGGAGCCGATCAAAGAAGTGTATTGGATGGGTGCCTTGATCGTTGTAGAGGTCGCGACCGGAATAGCACTGGCCTATGCCGGATTACCGCGTGCTTTGCAGCCCATGCACTTGGTCTTTTCTTTCTTGATCTTCGTTTTACAGGCCTATGTATGGCTTAGGACGGTTCGTTCCAGCGCGTGGTCTCCATCAAATGGATAA